TGTGGTAGTTGGTGCTGCagttgtggtggttggtgctGTGGTTGTAGTTGAAACTGcagttgttgtggttgttggtgctacagtggttgtggttggtgcagcgGTTGTAGTAgttgttgttgcagctgtggttgtttgtgCGGTGGTTGTGGTTGTCGGTGCTGCAGTTGCAGTGGTAGATGCAGCGATTGTAGTAgttgttgttgcagctgtggttgttggTGCTCTGGTTGTGGTTGTCGGTGCCGCCGTTGTGGTTGTTGGAACTGTGCTTGTGGTGGTTGTTGGTGCTGTTGTTGTGGCAGTTGTTGCAGTAGTCATTGTAGTTGGAACTGTTGCTGTGGTAGTTGGtgctgcagttgtggttgttggtgctgcagttgtggttgttggtgtTGTGGTTGTGGTGGTTATTGGTGCTACagtggttgtggttggtgcagcgGTTGTAGTCGTTGTTGTTGGCACTGTGGTTGTTGGTGCTCTGGTTGTGGTTGTCGGTGCTGCCGTTGTGGTTGTTGGAACTGTGCTTGTGGTGGTTGTTGGTGCTGCAGTcattgtggttggtgttgctgTTGTGACAGTGGTTCCAGCAGTCATTGTAGTTGGAACTGTTGCTGTGGTAGTTGGTGCTGCagttgtggtggttggtgctgcagttgtggttgttggtgcTGTGGTTGTGGTTGAAGCTGCAGTTGTGGTGGTTATtggtgctgcagtggttgtggttggtgcagctgtggttgtttgtgCGGTGGTTGTGGTTGTCGGTGCTGCAGTTGCAGTGGTTGATGCAGTAATTGTAGTAgttgttgttgcagctgtggttgttggCGCGGTTGTGGTTGTCGGTGCCGCCGTTGTGGTTGTTGGAACTGTGCTTGTGGTGGTTGTTGGTGCTGCAGTcattgtggttggtgttgctgTTGTGACAGTGGTTCCAGCAGTCATTGTAGTTGGAACTGTTGCTGTGGTAGTTGGTGCTGCagttgtggtggttggtgctgcagttgtggtggttggtgctGTGGTTGTAGTTGAAGCTGCAGTTGTGGTGGTTGTTGGTGCTACagtggttgtggttggtgcagcgGTTGTAGTAgttgttgttgcagctgtggttgttggTGCTCTGGTTGTGGTTGTCGGTGCCGCCGTTGTGGTTGTTGGAACTGTGCTTGTGGTGGTTGTTGGTGCTGCTGTTGTGGCAGTTGTTGCAGTAGTCATTGTAGTTGGAACTGTTGCTGTGGTAGTTGGTGCTGCAGTTGTGGTGGTTTGTGCTGTGGTTGTGGTTGAAGCTGCAGTTGTGGTGGTTATtggtgctgcagtggttgtggttggtgcagctgtggttgtttgtgCGGTGGTTGTGGTAGTCGGTGCTGCAGTTGCAGTGGTTGATGCAGCAATTATAGTAgttgttgttgcagctgtggttgttggCGCGGTTGTAGTTGTCAGTGCCGctgttgtggttgttggtgcTCTGGTTGTGGTTGTCGGTGCCGCTGTTGTGGTTGTTGGAACTGTGCTTGTGGTGGTTGTTGGTGCTGCAGTcattgtggttggtgttgctgTTGTGACAGTGGTTCCAGCAGTCATTGTAGTTGGAACTgttgctgtggtggttggtgctgcagttgtggtggttggtgctGTGGTTGTAGTTGAAGCTGTAGTTGTGGTGGTTGTTGGTGCTACagtggttgtggttggtgcagcgGTTGTAGTAgttgttgttgcagctgtggttgtttgtgCGGTGGTTGTGGTTGTCGGTGCTGCAGTTGCAGCGGTTGATGCAGCGATTGTATTAgttgttgttgcagctgtggttgttggTGCTCTGGTTGTGGTTGTCGGTGCCGCCGTTGTGGTTGTTGGAACTGTGCTTGTGGTGGTTGTTGGTGCTGCTGTTGTGGCAGTTGTTGCAGTAGTCATTGTAGTTGGAACTGTTGCTGTGCTAGTTGGtgctgcagttgtggttgttggtgcTGTGGTTGTGGTTGAAGCTGCAGTTGTGGTGGTTATtggtgctgcagtggttgtggttggtgcagctgtggttgtttgtgCGGTGGTTGTGGTTGTCGGTGCTGCAGTTGCAGTGGTTGATGCAGTAATTGTAGTAgttgttgttgcagctgtggttgttggCGCGGTTGTGGTTGTCGGTGCCGCCGTTGTGGTTGTTGGAACTGTGCTTGTGGTGGTTGTTGGTGCTGCAGTcattgtggttggtgttgctgTTGTGACAGTGGTTCCAGCAGTCATTGTAGTTGGAACTGTTGCTGTGGTAGTTGGTGCTGCagttgtggtggttggtgctgcagttgtggtggttggtgctGTGGTTGTAGTTGAAGCTGCAGTTGTGGTGGTTGTTGGTGCTACagtggttgtggttggtgcagcgGTTGTAGTAgttgttgttgcagctgtggttgttggTGCTCTGGTTGTGGTTGTCGGTGCCGCCGTTGTGGTTGTTGGAACTGTGCTTGTGGTGGTTGTTGGTGCTGCTGTTGTGGCAGTTGTTGCAATAGTCATTGTAGTTGGAACTGTTGCTGTGGTAGTTGGTGCTGCAGTTGTGGTGGTTTGTGCTGTGGTTGTGGTTGAAGCTGCAGTTGTGGTGGTTATtggtgctgcagtggttgtggttggtgcagctgtggttgtttgtgCGGTGGTTGTGGTAGTCGGTGCTGCAGTTGCAGTGGTTGATGCAGCAATTGTAGTAgttgttgttgcagctgtggttgttggCGCGGTTGTAGTTGTCAGTGCCGctgttgtggttgttggtgcTCTGGTTGTGGTTGTCGGTGCCGCTGTTGTGGTTGTTGGAACTGTGCTTGTGGTGGCTGTTGGTGCTGCAGTcattgtggttggtgttgctgTTGTGGCAGTGGTTCCAGCAGTCATTGTAGTTGGAACTgttgctgtggtggttggtgctgcagttgtggtggttggtgctGTGGTTGTAGTTGAAGCTGTAGTTGTGGTGGTTGTTGGTGCTACagtggttgtggttggtgcagcgGTTGTAGTAgttgttgttgcagctgtggttgtttgtgCGGTGGTTGTGGTTGTCGGTGCTGCAGTTGCAGTGGTTGATGCAGCGATTGTAGTAGTTGTTGTTGGCACTGTGGTTGTTGGTGCTCTGGTTGTGGTTGTCGGTGCCGCCGTTGTGGTTGTTGGAACTGTGCTTGTGGTGGTTGTTGGTGCTGCTGTTGTGGCAGTTGTTGCAGTAGTAATTGTAGTTGGAACTGTTGCTGTGGTAGTTGGTGCTGCAGTTGTGGTGGTTTGTGCTGTGGTTGTGGTTGAAGCTGCAGTTGTGGTGGTTATtggtgctgcagtggttgtggttggtgcagctgtggttgtttgtgCGGTGGTTGTGGTTGTCGGTGCTGCAGTTGCAGTGGTTGATGCAGTAATTGTAGTAgttgttgttgcagctgtggttgttggCGCGGTTGTGGTTGTCGGTGCCGCCGTTGTGGTTGTTGGAACTGTGCTTGTGGTGGTTGTTGGTGCTGCAGTcattgtggttggtgttgctgTTGTGACAGTGGTTCCAGCAGTCATTGTAGTTGGAACTGTTGCTGTGGTAGTTGGTGCTGCagttgtggtggttggtgctgcagttgtggtggttggtgctGTGGTTGTAGTTGAAGCTGCAGTTGTGGTGGTTGTTGGTGCTACagtggttgtggttggtgcagcgGTTGTAGTAgttgttgttgcagctgtggttgttggTGCTCTGGTTGTGGTTGTCGGTGCCGCCGTTGTGGTTGTTGGAACTGTGCTTGTGGTGGTTGTTGGTGCTGCTGTTGTGGCAGTTGTTGCAGTAGTCATTGTAGTTGGAACTGTTGCTGTGGTAGTTGGTGCTGCAGTTGTGGTGGTTTGTGCTGTGGTTGTGGTTGAAGCTGCAGTTGTGGTGGTTATtggtgctgcagtggttgtggttggtgcagctgtggttgtttgtgCGGTGGTTGTGGTAGTCGGTGCTGCAGTTGCAGTGGTTGATGCAGCAATTGTAGTAgttgttgttgcagctgtggttgttggCGCGGTTGTAGTTGTCAGTGCCGctgttgtggttgttggtgcTCTGGTTGTGGTTGTCGGTGCCGCTGTTGTGGTTGTTGGAACTGTGCTTGTGGTGGCTGTTGGTGCTGCAGTcattgtggttggtgttgctgTTGTGGCAGTGGTTCCAGCAGTCATTGTAGTTGGAACTgttgctgtggtggttggtgctgcagttgtggtggttggtgctGTGGTTGTAGTTGAAGCTGTAGTTGTGGTGGTTGTTGGTGCTACagtggttgtggttggtgcagcgGTTGTAGTAgttgttgttgcagctgtggttgtttgtgCGGTGGTTGTGGTTGTCGGTGCTGCAGTTGCAGTGGTTGATGCAGCGATTGTAGTAGTTGTTGTTGGCACTGTGGTTGTTGGTGCTCTGGTTGTGGTTGTCGGTGCCGCCGTTGTGGTTGTTGGAACTGTGCTTGTGGTGGTTGTTGGTGCTGCTGTTGTGGCAGTTGTTGCAGTAGTAATTGTAGTTGGAACTGTTGCTGTGGTAGTTGGTGCTGCAGTTGTGGTGGTTTGTGCTGTGGTTGTGGTTGAAGCTGCAGTTGTGGTGGTTATtggtgctgcagtggttgtggttggtgcagctgtggttgtttgtgCGGTGGTTGTGGTAGTTGGTGCTGCAGTTGCAGTGGTTGATGCAGCAATTGTAGTAgttgttgttgcagctgtggttgttggCGCGGTTGCAGTTGTCAGTGCCGctgttgtggttgttggtgcTCTGGTTGTGGTTGTCGGTGCCGCCGTTGTGGTTGTTGGAACTGTGCTTGTGGTGGTTGTTGGTGCTGCAGTcattgtggttggtgttgctgTTGTGGCAGTGGTTCCAGCAGTCATTGTAGTTGGAATTGTTGCCGTGGTAGTTGGTGCTGCagttgtggtggttggtgctGTGCTTGTAGTTGAAGCTGCAGTTGTGGTGGTTGTTGGTGCTACagtggttgtggttggtgcagcgGTTGTAGtagttgttgcagctgtggttgtttgtgCGGTGGTTGTGGTTGTCGGTGCTGCAGTTGCAGTGGTTGATGCAGTGATTGTAGTAGTTGTTGTTGGCACTGTGGTTGTTGGTGCTCTGGTTGTGGCTGTCGGTGCCGCCGTTGTGGTTGTTGGAACTGTGCTTGTGGTGGTTGTTGGAACTGTGCTTGTGGTGGTTGTTGGTGCTGCTGTTGTGCCAGTTGTTGCAGTAATCATTGTAGTTGGAACTGTTGCTGTGGTAGTTGGTGCTGCAGTTGTGGTGGTTTGTGCTGTGGTTGTGGTTGAAGCTGCAGTTGTGGTGGTTGTTGGTGCAGCAGTCATTGTGGTTGGTGCAGCGGTTGTAGgagttgttgcagctgtggttgtttgtgcggtggttgtggtggttggtgctGTGGTTGTGGTGGTTGTCGATACAGCCGTTGTTGGTGCTGCAGTCGATGTTTCCGTCAACAAAGAATTTAGagaatgcaataaaaatgtctttgagTGAAATGTCAGTGATGTAGATGAGCGTCCAGTGACCATGCTTCACAGACCCTTTGTTTGTCTTCAGTTATTAACAGAACATAGTATTCACTTCAAAACTAAGTGATCATTCGATTTTTCTACCATTGATAATTTATCTTTAAGCTGATTCATGCCGCTTAAGTGCAATAATATTGCTGAGGGTAATACAAGCTACTGTAAAAATTCAGCATAATCTGTATGTATAACaatttttcagttgtttgtgtttttttgttgttactcATGTATAATTTTagcttttaaatttcattgctttgtttaatttattctaaataataaataatattttctgaTCCTGGTGTTCTATCGCAGTATTTCATGTGCACATTTCCTTCTTTGTTACTGTGTTTATGTTAAAAATATGTCTTTAACTTTGAAAGTTGAAtgctacatttttttaatgtgatctGCTGATTTATATGCACAACAATAGTGGAAAGTAGACAATTTAtcctttttaatttctttcatttatatttcaaaCTGTAAGCAGTGCTACCTGAGGCTGTATTTATGTCAATACTCTTGTGTATGGCTTTCCAGATGTTCTTGACAGAGAACCATTTAACCATTAAGTAATGTCCTGAACTAAAGCAAGTAAATAAATCTACTGCTTTCAACTCAATGTACTCAGTACTTAGGGTTGTATAACTGCAACATAATCAAGTTTTGAATAACTTTAGCTCTAAGATGGTTAGGTCTAACATTCATGCTTGTATTTATGCTCATGATTcgttaatgttttgttttgtttgttttgtaattctGAACAACAAcgaaaaatacaatgaaaaccACAAAGATATGACTTGTAGTGAATATTTACCTTGTGTTGAGGCCATATGAAAACATGCAAGCAAAAATAtccaacaaaaaacaattttctCCATGTTAAGTGCTGTTCTTCGTACTACTCTCAGTAGAAATAACTTATTCTCTTTGTGTGATTGTGCTAAGTCTCTGAATTGTTCCTCCTCCCACTATTCAGTGGGAGTGACAAGGCACCAATCACAGAGGCTTCTTCCAGGTAAGATGatataaattataataataGAACATGATACAAAGAAGCCCACAATGTTTGACAGACAGTTGAATAAATCTTTTGTGATTGCATGCTAGCGTGTCTGTTAAAATTCCATTTGCTCATTCATGCACTCAACACATCggcattttttttgccatgagAAAAATGCCAACGAGTAATACAGGAAAAACATACAGGAAGATAATTTTGTTTGAATTAATTCAAATCATGTAGTATGCAGCAGAGtcatgtgatgaatatgtaaaatatatttagatttttttttattttattttgtgaaaaaaacatgaaacaaaaataactcTCTCAGATGTAGGTATTGATGGATGGAATATGATGTAGAAACAATTTGCGATGTCATTGCCTTCtcaacacaaatgaaaaaaaaatctaggaACAAAGGAACAAACTCAAAGTCAAATGCTAAACCTGAAATTTTGGAAGTACAACTGGACAAGAGGGAGAAGTACCGTACCATCAGTGATTGATGGTACGGTATTTTGAGGATGACAATTTTGACGCTGACAAAcaggttttatttcttttcaattgATGTAGTGCAGTTTTCTTCCCCCtctgctctctttctttttGGTTTGTCTAGGTGTGctattctgtttttactgtgctATTACTACTATCATTTGAGTTTCATCTCAATGATGTGGACTTTTAGTtcaacttttaataaaaactataaaatcatGCAGCAGCTATGAGATTTCACATTCCATATTTCAGCCTTTATTTATCTTTTACACGCTGCGCTCCTGTGCGAAGTAAACTGTGCTGGAACCATTTCTTGCACTATTTATTGTTCCTGATGCAGTGCAGTACTATTTTTTcctgattgtgtgtttttgttactGTGTTTGTAAATTTGCTGTTCATCACTCACAATGGAAGTTGAATTCTTCCTGTGAAAGACTAGTTGGCAGGTAAATACTGTTTGCATTAGTATTTCATTATTTCACTTTCTTTAAGAGAAGTACcacagtaaattattttttaaattggttTTGATGCATGAGCTGTTTTCATCTGGACAAATCTAAACACACCTACGAATACATAGCACTTTCTTTCTATGTTTTCACTTACTGATAATGATGCTTTTTGCCACCTAATGGCTTGTCATTGGATTCAATTCTGCTGTTGTCTCATAACTGCTGTTCTGAAAAAGCATAATTTGCAATATGTTTGTAGTGTTACATAGCAATATTTATAAACTATAGGAATGTTGTGTTTGAGTcttaaatatctgtatttaaCTACTGTATCTCCATgtctaaaaacaccaaaacaaccaACAGTTACTACTAATTTGAATAACCAATACTCTACTGACAAATTATGTGTACCTCAAAAGCAAATTGATAAGTTGTTCTCATTGTGTTTATTGTTAGAACAGTCATCTTGCTCTTGTTCTCCTTTTTTGtaatacagtaaaatgttttttttttaaatagtgagGTAACGTTTACTTTTTGCTTGCATCAACTGCCCACAGCTCATAGAAACATACATTtgacaagtattttttttgagTGAAGGATTATCAACCAGATGACGGTGACCAAATCAAATAGATGCATTTTTATACAAGAAAGATAACACTGcgtgattgattgattatttaatattaattaaaCAGATTCATACAGACTCTATGGATGTTTCATTCCAATCTCTGGCCGCCATGGTTCCTCGGGGGAACGTCTTTGTCCGGACAGTTTCAGTGTAACACAGCGTACGCATGCTCAGTTGTTCAAAGCGTTTGGTTATGCACTGGGACTTGACTAGCTCCGTTTTCTCTATGTGGAAGCTAAACTTCGTGCAGTTCAAACGGTAGTTAATTTTAGTGTCGTATGAGCCTGTTGTAGGAATGTCTTTCTATTTGCAAAACAATAACATTATATGTTTCTATTAAGATTACAAATTGTAAAATCCACTAAGCTAAGTGTTAGCATGGTTGTTTTTCCTGCTAGCTCGCAAAGCAACATTGTTCTTAAATTGTAACCCCTTAAACTACATTTCTCAGTTCATTTACCAAGTAAACACTCGTTTTGCAAAGtagcaaattatttttattttgtttttattttcaatctTGGGACAACATCGTCTGAAGTGGGGCCATCATAGCTAACGTCACTCCGCGGCTCCAGTGTTTTTGTACAACAATGTGACAGCAGTCCTGCGCAAATAGAGGATGGACAGAGACTTGTTGCGGCAGTGTCTGACCTATCATGGAGAATCTCTGTtcaacaaactgaaatgtgaacaaaagGAGAACCCAGACTTCCAAGCCGTGGTGTCTGACCTGTGTAAGGCCACGTATCAGAGGTAAGTCAGCGAGTTATGACTCCACATGAGACTTTAACACCATTCCCAGAAGGCTCCACTTGTGCCACGACTGTCAACGAAACACTCGCATCATTACTCCTTATCTGCTTTAGTTCAAGGGCATGAAGATAGTGGTGATCTGatctgttatttttctgtgagCATTTTCATTCACAGTCTTTATCCTATTATTTTTGGTCTAACACAGTTCTGCAATATTTCTTTTGTTATTATTAGTGAGTCTGTTTGGTCTGTAGACGTTCATAAAGTCTCTCTTCGATCACTGAGTCGACCTTCTGATTCTATCCACATGTTTCAAAGTTACTTACTGGAAATATTTCACAATGAAAAGAATCCGTTTCTGCTTTCACAAAGCATAAATGTAAGTCTGCACATTGTTTCctttagaatgtgcagatctatgaaatTCTGGCTCTGTGTGCACACATCCCTCCctactcactgcagctcagcacaccagctcacctactaCTGTTCAAACACTTTAGAACTACTCTGCCCTACCTAATGACACATTGagatattggagtaattcagccatacacaTATGAACCAGGAACTGATTATAAAGAAGGATAATAGGATAGAAAGCTCCATTCTGCAAGCTTGTGTTTGTTATATTCAAAGTCTGAAATAGTATTTTGAGCCCCTTT
This region of Acanthochromis polyacanthus isolate Apoly-LR-REF ecotype Palm Island chromosome 4, KAUST_Apoly_ChrSc, whole genome shotgun sequence genomic DNA includes:
- the LOC127533754 gene encoding mucin-2 produces the protein IAASTTATAAPTTTTTAQTTTAATTTTTTAAPTTTTVAPTTTTTTASTTTTAPTTTTAAPTTTATVPTTMTAGTTATTATPTTMTAAPTATTSTVPTTTTAAPTTTTRAPTTTTAALTTTTAPTTTAATTTTTIAASTTATAAPTTTTTAQTTTAAPTTTTAAPITTTTAASTTTTAQTTTTAAPTTTATVPTTMTTATTATTAAPTTTTSTVPTTTTAAPTTTTRAPTTTAATTTTTTAAPTTTTVAPTTTTTAASTTTTAPTTTTAAPTTTTAAPTTTATVPTTMTAGTTVTTATPTTMTAAPTTTTSTVPTTTTAAPTTTTAPTTTAATTTTTITASTTATAAPTTTTTAQTTTAAPTTTTAAPITTTTAASTTTTAQTTTTAAPTTTATVPTTITTATTATTAAPTTTTSTVPTTTTAAPTTTTRAPTTTVPTTTTTIAASTTATAAPTTTTTAQTTTAATTTTTTAAPTTTTVAPTTTTTTASTTTTAPTTTTAAPTTTATVPTTMTAGTTATTATPTTMTAAPTATTSTVPTTTTAAPTTTTRAPTTTTAALTTTTAPTTTAATTTTTIAASTTATAAPTTTTTAQTTTAAPTTTTAAPITTTTAASTTTTAQTTTTAAPTTTATVPTTMTIATTATTAAPTTTTSTVPTTTTAAPTTTTRAPTTTAATTTTTTAAPTTTTVAPTTTTTAASTTTTAPTTTTAAPTTTTAAPTTTATVPTTMTAGTTVTTATPTTMTAAPTTTTSTVPTTTTAAPTTTTAPTTTAATTTTTITASTTATAAPTTTTTAQTTTAAPTTTTAAPITTTTAASTTTTAPTTTTAAPTSTATVPTTMTTATTATTAAPTTTTSTVPTTTTAAPTTTTRAPTTTAATTTNTIAASTAATAAPTTTTTAQTTTAATTTTTTAAPTTTTVAPTTTTTTASTTTTAPTTTTAAPTTTATVPTTMTAGTTVTTATPTTMTAAPTTTTSTVPTTTTAAPTTTTRAPTTTTAALTTTTAPTTTAATTTTIIAASTTATAAPTTTTTAQTTTAAPTTTTAAPITTTTAASTTTTAQTTTTAAPTTTATVPTTMTTATTATTAAPTTTTSTVPTTTTAAPTTTTRAPTTTAATTTTTTAAPTTTTVAPTTTTTAASTTTTAPTTTTAAPTTTTAAPTTTATVPTTMTAGTTVTTATPTTMTAAPTTTTSTVPTTTTAAPTTTTAPTTTAATTTTTITASTTATAAPTTTTTAQTTTAAPTTTTAAPITTTTAASTTTTAPTTTTAAPTTTTAAPTTTATVPTTMTAGTTVTTATPTTMTAAPTTTTSTVPTTTTAAPTTTTRAPTTTVPTTTTTTAAPTTTTVAPITTTTTTPTTTTAAPTTTTAAPTTTATVPTTMTTATTATTTAPTTTTSTVPTTTTAAPTTTTRAPTTTAATTTTTIAASTTATAAPTTTTTAQTTTAATTTTTTAAPTTTTVAPTTTTTAVSTTTTAPTTTTAAPTTTATVPTTMTVAPTTTTSTVPTTTTAAPTTTTRAPTTTAATTTTTIAASTTATAAPTTTTTAQTTTAATTTITTAAPTTTTVAPTTTTSTFPTTTTAALTTTTAPTTTTAAPTTTATVPTSMIAATTATTAAPTTMSATPTTTISTVPTTTTAAPTTTTRAPTTTAATTSTTIAASTTATAAPTTTTTAQTTTAATTTTTTAAPTTTTVAPTTTTTAASTTTTAPTTTTAAPTTTATVPTTTAANTATTAAPTTMTVAPTTTISTVPTTTTAAPTTTTTAQTTTAATTTTTTAAPTTMTAAPTTTTTAASTTTTAPTTTTAAPATTATVPTTMIAATTAAPTTMSATPTTTTSTVPTTTMAAPTTTTRAPTTTVPTTTTTTAAPTTTTVAPITTTTTTPTTTTAAPTTTTAAPTTTATVPTTMTTATTATTAAPTTTTSIVPTTTTAAPTTTTRAPTTTTAAPTTTATVPTTMTAANTATTAAPTTMTVALTTTTSTVPTTTTAAPTTTTRAPTTTVPTTTTTIVASTTAAAVTTSTSTTSTSLTTSTTPTTAPTTTFPPTPSISTPSVQA